A region of Gemmatimonadota bacterium DNA encodes the following proteins:
- a CDS encoding glycine hydroxymethyltransferase, whose protein sequence is MSSPLADYLSQNPIPNPGFVAYLAALEQVASISPDVAKNIVGELADQRANLKMIASENYCSLPTQLAMGNLLTDKYAEGIPDHRFYAGCDNVDAIESQAAKLACDLFGADHAYVQPHSGADANMVAFWAILSGRVQDVALEKIGEKSPFDLSAEAWDALRKQLGNQKLLGLDLSSGGHLTHGYRINVSGRMFEAHEYSVNKESGLIDYDEVRDQARAVKPLILLAGYSAYPRKINFRIFREIADEVGAVFMVDMAHFSGLVAGKVFAGDFDPVAHAHVVSTTTHKTLRGPRGGMVLCTEEFAEQVDKGCPMVLGGPLPHVMAAKAVAFQEASTPEFQAYAARIVDNAQVLAQACIDAGLAVLTGGTDNHLLRIDVTPFNLTGRQAETLLRDAGITLNRNTIPFDPNGPWYTSGLRVGTPALTTLGMGAEEMREIGAIMGNVLTHARPLKFTKGRSAGQFSKVQYRVQDGVLEDAQQRIANLLDRFPVYPELDLAYLQKAFG, encoded by the coding sequence ATGTCCAGCCCTCTTGCCGACTATCTGTCGCAAAATCCTATCCCAAATCCCGGATTTGTCGCCTATTTGGCCGCGCTGGAACAGGTCGCCTCCATATCGCCCGATGTGGCGAAAAATATCGTGGGCGAGTTGGCCGACCAGCGTGCAAATCTCAAGATGATTGCGAGTGAAAATTATTGTTCTTTGCCCACGCAACTGGCGATGGGCAATTTGCTGACTGATAAATACGCGGAGGGGATACCCGATCACCGCTTTTACGCCGGTTGCGACAATGTAGATGCGATCGAAAGCCAGGCTGCAAAACTGGCGTGCGATCTCTTTGGCGCGGATCACGCTTATGTTCAACCCCATTCGGGCGCAGATGCCAATATGGTCGCTTTTTGGGCGATTCTTTCGGGGCGTGTTCAAGATGTCGCACTCGAAAAAATAGGGGAAAAATCGCCGTTTGATCTCTCGGCTGAAGCATGGGACGCGCTTCGCAAACAATTGGGCAATCAAAAGCTCCTGGGACTGGATCTTTCATCTGGGGGGCATCTCACGCACGGCTATCGCATCAATGTGTCCGGGCGTATGTTTGAGGCGCATGAGTACTCCGTAAATAAAGAATCTGGCCTGATTGACTACGATGAAGTCCGAGATCAGGCCAGAGCGGTCAAACCTTTGATTCTTTTAGCGGGTTATAGTGCATATCCGCGCAAAATTAATTTCCGCATTTTCCGGGAAATCGCCGATGAAGTGGGGGCTGTTTTTATGGTGGATATGGCGCATTTTTCCGGATTGGTGGCCGGTAAAGTTTTTGCGGGTGATTTTGATCCGGTTGCCCATGCCCATGTCGTTTCGACAACCACACACAAAACCCTGCGCGGTCCCAGAGGGGGTATGGTTTTGTGTACGGAAGAATTTGCCGAACAGGTCGATAAGGGCTGCCCAATGGTGCTCGGCGGTCCACTGCCTCATGTGATGGCGGCCAAAGCTGTCGCGTTTCAGGAAGCGAGTACGCCCGAGTTTCAAGCGTATGCTGCAAGAATTGTCGATAATGCCCAGGTGCTCGCACAGGCATGTATAGACGCGGGTCTCGCGGTTCTCACAGGGGGTACTGATAATCACCTACTTCGAATCGACGTTACCCCCTTTAATCTTACGGGGCGCCAGGCGGAAACCCTGCTCCGCGATGCCGGGATTACGCTGAATAGAAATACCATTCCCTTTGATCCCAATGGTCCATGGTACACCAGTGGTCTGAGGGTGGGCACTCCGGCGCTTACGACGCTTGGTATGGGGGCGGAAGAGATGAGAGAAATCGGCGCGATTATGGGCAATGTGCTCACCCATGCACGGCCATTGAAGTTCACGAAGGGCAGAAGCGCGGGCCAGTTTAGTAAGGTCCAATACAGAGTACAGGATGGTGTGCTCGAAGACGCCCAACAGAGGATCGCCAATCTTCTCGATCGGTTCCCGGTTTATCCCGAACTCGATCTGGCGTATTTGCAAAAGGCGTTTGGTTAG
- a CDS encoding geranylgeranyl reductase family protein produces MTEIYDMIIVGAGPAGATAALYAHRAGLNVCLVDKARFPRDKICGDALSGKVVSILHELDLFDKVARLPGATIREVVFGSPNHVDARVDLRRYDHRDQATGKVLPMEGFVIRREVLDNFLFEEAKKVANTCYEGFAVKDLIRENEQIVGVRGVVDGREREIHGRVVLGCDGFNSMVARKAGLYAHESVHWVVAIRCYYENVAELGNQIELHFVDEVLPGYFWIFPLENGTANVGIGMRHDVLKKRRVDLKVALNEVISRSPYAHRFKNARPTEDPVGWNLPVGSTRRKSYGNGVLLLGDAAGLIDPFTGEGIGNALYSARFAVDAVQEAIAANNYSAAFLKRYEDRLWDAIGDELATSTRMQKLGQWRPLLNFTIHKAAHNDKVRDLICGMMANAVPKKQLTNPLFYLKLLFS; encoded by the coding sequence ATGACTGAGATATACGACATGATCATTGTTGGCGCGGGGCCAGCAGGCGCGACAGCGGCGTTATATGCCCATCGTGCGGGACTCAATGTCTGTCTGGTAGATAAGGCGCGATTTCCGCGGGATAAAATCTGTGGCGACGCGCTATCGGGCAAAGTCGTGTCAATTTTACACGAACTCGACTTATTCGACAAGGTTGCGCGATTGCCTGGCGCAACCATTCGAGAAGTCGTATTTGGCAGCCCGAATCACGTGGATGCGCGTGTGGATTTGCGGCGGTATGATCACCGGGATCAGGCCACGGGTAAAGTACTGCCAATGGAAGGGTTTGTGATCCGGCGCGAGGTACTGGATAATTTTCTCTTTGAAGAAGCAAAAAAGGTTGCGAACACCTGTTATGAGGGATTTGCCGTTAAAGACCTGATACGAGAAAACGAGCAAATTGTGGGTGTGCGCGGCGTGGTGGATGGCAGAGAACGCGAAATACATGGTCGCGTCGTGCTCGGCTGTGATGGTTTTAATTCAATGGTCGCGCGCAAAGCGGGATTGTACGCCCATGAATCCGTGCACTGGGTCGTAGCAATTCGCTGCTATTACGAAAATGTGGCGGAATTGGGGAATCAAATCGAGTTGCATTTTGTAGATGAAGTCTTGCCGGGCTATTTCTGGATTTTCCCACTGGAAAATGGGACGGCAAATGTGGGCATTGGCATGCGTCACGATGTATTGAAAAAGCGACGTGTGGATTTGAAAGTAGCACTAAACGAAGTAATCAGTCGCTCGCCTTATGCCCACCGATTCAAAAATGCGCGTCCAACAGAAGACCCAGTGGGATGGAATCTACCAGTGGGAAGCACCCGTCGAAAAAGTTATGGAAATGGCGTATTGCTTTTGGGCGATGCCGCGGGATTGATCGACCCCTTTACGGGTGAGGGAATTGGCAATGCACTATATTCCGCGCGTTTTGCCGTAGATGCCGTGCAGGAAGCCATTGCCGCAAACAATTATTCAGCGGCTTTTTTGAAGCGATATGAAGACCGATTATGGGATGCAATAGGCGATGAATTGGCGACCAGCACGCGGATGCAAAAATTGGGACAATGGCGTCCCCTCCTCAATTTTACAATCCACAAAGCCGCACACAACGACAAAGTGCGCGATCTAATCTGCGGCATGATGGCCAATGCCGTCCCCAAAAAACAACTCACCAATCCCCTGTTTTATTTGAAGCTATTGTTTAGTTGA
- a CDS encoding DUF1015 domain-containing protein, with protein sequence MFFDNIALGVPKILLPNPEIDLRKWAVIACDQYVHDISYWEEVKSIVGDTPSTLDLIYPEVYLYDDEHKERIARVHNNMKRFVTDGIFRDEIEGFLLVDRVLPSGKSRKGLVVTLDLEHYDSRNQSKTLIRTTEGTYPKNLEARFEVRGNASLESPHILVLIDDPKKEIIEPLFDEGHPKIVDFELMMNGGQLKYHLIDVQKDIARIAQKLAKRIEPDYIYQKYGVENETLLYAMGDGNHSFAAAQKAWEKTKSTRNNRSARHPARHAMVELINLHDDAIDIEPIHRLITRIDPKTTCNTLVALLNTSGTRTRLEKVSSPDAQHQRTAALSSASTHCLPYRAAGDLGILVIENPSQRTIPETMEAALDLFTRENTEAEVGFIHGEDVIDDLGNKPDALGFYMPPISKDSVFESIVRYGAYPRKSISIGHADEKRYYMECRSLVHTKR encoded by the coding sequence ATGTTTTTTGACAACATCGCGCTCGGCGTACCCAAAATTTTGCTCCCAAATCCCGAAATCGACTTAAGAAAATGGGCAGTCATCGCCTGTGACCAGTATGTACACGACATATCGTATTGGGAAGAAGTCAAAAGCATTGTGGGAGACACGCCATCAACCCTGGACCTCATCTATCCCGAAGTCTATCTCTACGACGATGAACACAAAGAACGCATTGCCCGCGTACACAACAACATGAAACGCTTTGTCACCGATGGCATTTTTCGCGACGAAATTGAGGGCTTTTTGCTCGTCGATCGCGTTTTGCCTTCTGGAAAATCGCGCAAAGGACTCGTCGTCACCCTCGACCTCGAGCATTACGACAGCCGCAACCAGTCCAAAACCCTCATCCGCACAACCGAGGGCACCTATCCCAAAAACCTCGAAGCGCGTTTTGAAGTTCGGGGCAACGCCTCTCTCGAATCACCCCATATTTTAGTACTCATTGACGACCCGAAAAAAGAAATTATCGAACCCCTCTTTGACGAAGGCCATCCCAAGATCGTCGATTTCGAACTCATGATGAACGGAGGACAACTTAAGTATCACTTAATCGACGTCCAGAAAGACATTGCGCGCATTGCCCAAAAACTCGCCAAACGCATTGAACCCGATTACATCTATCAGAAGTACGGCGTCGAAAACGAAACACTCCTCTACGCCATGGGTGATGGCAACCACTCATTTGCCGCCGCGCAAAAAGCGTGGGAAAAAACCAAATCAACACGCAACAACAGATCAGCACGACATCCGGCCAGACACGCCATGGTCGAATTGATCAACCTGCACGACGATGCGATAGATATAGAGCCTATCCACAGACTGATCACCCGCATTGATCCAAAGACCACATGCAACACCCTCGTCGCCCTGCTCAACACATCGGGCACCCGGACGCGTCTGGAAAAAGTTTCATCGCCCGACGCGCAACATCAGCGCACTGCAGCCCTATCATCCGCATCCACCCACTGCCTCCCCTATCGCGCGGCAGGCGACCTGGGCATACTCGTAATTGAAAACCCATCTCAGAGAACCATACCCGAAACAATGGAAGCCGCGCTCGACCTGTTCACGCGAGAAAATACCGAAGCCGAAGTCGGATTTATCCACGGCGAAGACGTAATCGACGACCTGGGCAACAAACCAGACGCGCTCGGTTTTTACATGCCTCCCATTTCAAAAGACAGCGTATTCGAATCTATTGTCCGCTACGGCGCCTACCCTCGAAAATCCATATCCATCGGCCACGCTGACGAAAAACGTTACTATATGGAATGCCGAAGCCTTGTCCATACTAAACGATAA
- a CDS encoding sulfatase-like hydrolase/transferase, with product MARRPNVLWLMSDQHNANCTGFAAHPNVRTPNMDRIADEGVVFTRAFCNNPICSPSRICFMTGQYCHTHRMFGNDHSEIPEANPNTLACQFRRYGYQTAVIGKAHMVRRWDEDGFERIRYTDLCDATHLDPTETHYFKYLEDLGLSDFYEEGSARPGQEYTMDGSAPAKLPYQHSIEHYTGNESLAFLKERDDERPFFLHMSFQRPHAPIAPAAEHFDMYDPNEMVLPDSAVDYFEHRFAGKPEFMQERLADGCGYPLADPNPDRLKRCLASYYALITAIDSEIGRVLDYLDEVGELENTVVLYCADHGDFAGDHGLFHKNFGIYDSIHRIPFVLRYPGGPSGVKCDEIVESVDWYPTLCRLCDIPIPDGRDGRDLIPVVNGRADGKNAAFCEWDWGNPGGKVSAIRTRDFRLVFYGSLDEGELYDHRNDPGEIENVWADPEYADVRFDLLAQLMRFTLQYRTDTGRSSHEKSLNKRFAPTNLVHKGRRYWRDLKEAYTKETVWPPE from the coding sequence ATGGCGCGAAGACCCAATGTTTTGTGGCTGATGTCAGATCAGCACAATGCCAATTGCACAGGATTTGCAGCGCATCCAAATGTCAGGACGCCCAATATGGATCGCATTGCGGATGAGGGGGTGGTGTTTACACGAGCTTTTTGCAATAATCCGATTTGTTCGCCATCTCGGATCTGTTTTATGACCGGGCAGTATTGTCACACACATCGGATGTTTGGCAATGATCATTCGGAGATTCCCGAGGCGAATCCCAATACGCTGGCGTGTCAGTTTCGGAGATATGGGTATCAAACGGCTGTGATTGGCAAGGCGCACATGGTTCGACGCTGGGATGAAGATGGTTTTGAGCGTATCCGATATACGGATTTGTGCGATGCGACGCATTTGGATCCAACCGAGACGCACTATTTTAAGTATCTGGAAGATCTGGGATTGTCGGATTTTTACGAAGAAGGCTCGGCCAGACCCGGGCAGGAATATACAATGGATGGCAGTGCGCCGGCCAAACTGCCATATCAGCATTCGATTGAGCATTATACGGGCAATGAGTCGCTGGCGTTTTTGAAGGAGCGAGACGATGAGCGGCCGTTTTTTTTGCACATGAGTTTTCAAAGGCCTCACGCACCGATTGCGCCTGCGGCAGAGCATTTTGATATGTACGATCCCAATGAGATGGTGTTGCCCGATAGTGCGGTTGATTATTTTGAACATCGCTTTGCCGGCAAGCCCGAATTTATGCAAGAGCGGTTGGCCGATGGGTGTGGGTATCCACTGGCCGATCCAAATCCCGATCGCTTGAAGCGCTGTTTGGCGAGTTATTACGCGCTGATTACGGCGATTGATTCCGAGATTGGGCGGGTGCTGGATTATCTGGACGAGGTGGGGGAGTTGGAGAATACCGTGGTGTTGTATTGCGCGGATCACGGGGATTTTGCGGGTGATCACGGGTTGTTTCACAAGAATTTTGGGATTTACGACTCGATTCACCGCATTCCTTTTGTGTTGCGCTATCCGGGTGGTCCATCGGGCGTGAAGTGTGATGAGATTGTCGAATCAGTCGATTGGTATCCCACGCTGTGTCGTCTTTGCGATATTCCCATTCCCGATGGGCGCGATGGGCGCGATTTGATTCCGGTTGTGAATGGCAGGGCAGATGGGAAAAACGCGGCGTTTTGCGAATGGGATTGGGGCAATCCCGGGGGCAAGGTGTCGGCGATTCGCACGCGCGATTTTCGGCTGGTATTTTACGGGAGCCTGGATGAGGGCGAGTTGTACGATCACCGCAATGATCCGGGTGAGATCGAAAATGTTTGGGCTGATCCAGAATATGCAGATGTGCGTTTTGATTTGCTCGCACAATTGATGCGGTTCACGTTGCAATATCGGACCGATACGGGGCGGTCGAGTCACGAGAAGAGTTTGAACAAGCGGTTTGCGCCGACAAATCTGGTTCACAAGGGCAGGCGGTATTGGCGCGATCTGAAAGAGGCATATACAAAGGAGACGGTTTGGCCGCCGGAGTGA
- a CDS encoding MFS transporter, with amino-acid sequence MKTELTRLDLACWGGFMMFATSGVVTPICLPEISSALSISLSESGGLETARTCLLLVVLILSGILARKWGKKHFVTWGQYLLAIGLLMISYADSYPMLILSLMVTGIGGGFTEALINPLIIDIHPKDSGKYLNITNAFYPVGVMVSALLFGELLTLGYSWRLVFRIAAAGALFMGISFHLSRFPLPVADQQSSKRLIAQILKTPKFWLFAIAIFLGAGVEAAFTFWSRSYVETYLRDMPRAGAIAVVVFAITMALGRLLSAKLSQMISLKTLMLGSAILGVVVSSGIPFSENLIGFYILLLLAGFATACFWPTILAEAAEHLSFDTTLLFVVLACFGIAGFGIVPWIMGVIGDTASLKAGFSIIPGLFIGLIIVLAFTRR; translated from the coding sequence ATGAAAACCGAACTCACCAGACTCGATTTGGCCTGCTGGGGCGGGTTTATGATGTTTGCCACCAGCGGTGTTGTCACCCCAATATGCCTGCCCGAAATATCCAGCGCCCTGTCCATTTCCCTCTCTGAAAGCGGCGGCCTGGAAACCGCGCGAACATGTCTTTTGCTCGTCGTCTTAATCCTGTCAGGCATCCTCGCGCGCAAATGGGGCAAAAAACATTTTGTGACCTGGGGGCAATATCTCCTCGCCATCGGCCTTCTCATGATCAGCTATGCCGACAGCTATCCCATGCTCATCCTGTCCCTCATGGTCACCGGCATTGGCGGTGGATTCACCGAAGCCCTCATCAATCCCCTGATCATCGACATTCACCCCAAAGACTCGGGCAAATACCTCAACATCACCAACGCCTTTTACCCCGTCGGCGTCATGGTCTCCGCGCTCCTCTTTGGCGAACTCTTGACCCTCGGATATTCCTGGCGGCTCGTATTTCGCATTGCTGCAGCGGGCGCACTTTTCATGGGCATCTCGTTCCACCTATCGCGCTTTCCCCTACCGGTAGCAGATCAACAATCATCCAAACGCCTGATTGCACAAATCCTCAAAACACCCAAATTTTGGCTCTTTGCCATCGCCATATTTTTAGGAGCAGGTGTCGAAGCAGCATTCACATTCTGGAGCCGCAGCTATGTGGAAACCTACCTCCGGGACATGCCCCGCGCCGGAGCAATCGCAGTCGTCGTCTTTGCGATCACAATGGCACTGGGCCGCTTGCTTTCCGCAAAATTGTCCCAGATGATCAGCCTGAAAACCCTGATGCTCGGTTCCGCTATCCTCGGTGTCGTCGTCAGCAGCGGCATTCCCTTCTCCGAAAATCTGATCGGATTTTACATCCTGCTCCTTCTCGCCGGATTTGCAACCGCCTGCTTCTGGCCCACCATACTCGCCGAAGCCGCAGAACACCTGTCCTTTGATACCACCCTGCTCTTTGTCGTACTCGCCTGCTTTGGCATTGCCGGATTTGGCATCGTCCCCTGGATCATGGGTGTTATCGGTGACACCGCCAGCCTGAAAGCGGGTTTCTCTATTATTCCCGGTCTCTTTATCGGTCTGATCATCGTACTCGCCTTCACAAGGCGTTAA
- a CDS encoding sulfatase-like hydrolase/transferase, which translates to MAHPKPNLLYIHSDQHDPYVTGCYGDKIVQTPNLDSLAANGVVFENCYCPSPICVPSRMSMLSGRYPFENEVWTNGHILNSSIPTFAHAMGAGGYDPVLVGRMHSNGPDQLHGYARRLVGDHGPNHPGGGGVNHGMLSGTAGPARVSLTKSGIGQSAYQVHDEDVTAATVAYLDRLGVKKRAGQPAEPFSLTVGFMLPHQPFVARRADYERYDGHVPPPTISVPFSDDLHPHIKSWRERCGITTVTEAEIHRARTAYWALVDRMDYMIGQILTTLRQNDLIDNTLIIYMSDHGEQAGEHGLWWKQTFYEHSAKVPAILSWPGHLPEGKRFDNVISSIDLNATMIDALQCPELPHSRGRSLLPLMRGENTSWDNLAFSEFCQDRAGGGGPFSAEGVYQRMIRQDEWKFNYYHNQPCQLFNLKEDPNELHDRANDSSCQSLIKNFTARILDGWDPDAIASQIAARNRDSRILTAWARHTKPADTIRWDLRPEMDYLE; encoded by the coding sequence ATGGCACATCCGAAACCCAACTTGCTCTACATCCACTCCGACCAGCACGATCCTTATGTGACGGGCTGTTACGGCGACAAAATCGTTCAAACCCCCAACCTCGACAGCCTCGCGGCAAATGGCGTTGTATTTGAAAACTGCTATTGCCCCTCGCCAATATGCGTACCTTCGCGCATGTCCATGCTATCGGGGCGCTATCCCTTTGAAAACGAAGTGTGGACAAACGGGCACATACTCAACTCGAGCATTCCCACATTTGCCCATGCAATGGGCGCGGGCGGTTACGACCCCGTGCTCGTCGGACGCATGCATTCCAATGGACCGGATCAGCTACATGGATATGCTCGGCGCCTCGTAGGCGATCACGGGCCTAATCATCCCGGTGGCGGCGGCGTCAACCACGGAATGCTCTCGGGCACAGCAGGTCCTGCCCGCGTCAGCCTGACGAAATCGGGCATTGGACAAAGCGCGTATCAGGTACACGACGAAGACGTAACCGCAGCAACCGTTGCATATCTCGATCGCCTGGGCGTAAAAAAACGCGCCGGACAACCCGCAGAACCCTTCTCTCTAACCGTTGGATTTATGCTCCCCCACCAGCCCTTTGTCGCGCGCCGCGCCGACTACGAACGTTACGATGGCCACGTACCACCCCCCACTATCTCTGTCCCCTTCTCAGACGACCTGCATCCCCACATCAAATCCTGGCGCGAACGCTGCGGTATTACAACCGTCACAGAAGCCGAAATCCACCGCGCACGCACCGCATACTGGGCACTTGTTGACCGTATGGATTACATGATCGGACAGATCCTCACAACCCTCCGCCAAAACGATTTGATCGACAACACCCTCATCATTTACATGTCAGACCACGGTGAACAAGCCGGCGAACACGGCCTATGGTGGAAACAAACCTTCTACGAGCATTCCGCCAAAGTACCCGCCATCCTCTCCTGGCCCGGTCACCTGCCCGAAGGCAAGCGCTTTGACAACGTCATCTCTTCTATCGACCTCAACGCCACCATGATCGACGCCCTGCAATGTCCCGAACTCCCCCACTCTCGCGGGCGTTCACTCCTGCCCCTTATGCGCGGCGAAAACACATCCTGGGACAACCTCGCCTTCTCCGAATTTTGTCAGGACAGAGCAGGCGGTGGCGGACCCTTCTCCGCCGAAGGCGTGTACCAGCGCATGATTCGGCAGGACGAATGGAAATTCAATTATTACCACAACCAGCCCTGTCAACTCTTCAATCTGAAAGAAGACCCTAACGAATTGCACGACCGCGCTAACGATTCGTCCTGTCAAAGCCTGATCAAAAATTTCACCGCCCGTATCCTCGACGGCTGGGATCCCGACGCCATCGCATCTCAAATCGCCGCCCGAAACAGAGACTCCCGCATCCTCACGGCCTGGGCACGCCATACCAAACCCGCAGATACGATCCGCTGGGACTTGCGCCCCGAAATGGATTATCTGGAATAG
- a CDS encoding DUF4956 domain-containing protein, whose amino-acid sequence MLNNIIIRLAIYYITWLLILNAIFHIFPEILYYVAQERERIFVGSSLDSGADPPIPLGNIQEGVNRLADPEHTIPVVVALVLAFGVTLPITWVYAWTHPPKKYSQAFVQTLLVIPVAISLVVFLVKGSLALAFSLAGIVAAVTFRLSLKSTIEGVYMFMVIGIGLAAGTQLTTVAYLASLAFVTITLGVWKINYGAQPPVLSGWRIVSPDHSVQTSGTKATGNSYDARIEVHTTKVETAQKATAQILKSGTKQWQVADVIEKEDGTAIVVYDVSLKQSVDLPSLIQDIEKSKKSITNATLTKV is encoded by the coding sequence ATGCTCAACAACATCATCATACGTCTCGCCATTTACTATATCACGTGGCTTTTGATTCTCAACGCGATTTTTCACATATTCCCCGAAATTCTCTATTACGTCGCCCAGGAGCGAGAACGCATCTTTGTAGGATCATCCCTTGACTCCGGGGCCGATCCGCCCATTCCGCTTGGAAACATCCAGGAAGGGGTAAATCGGCTCGCCGATCCGGAACACACGATTCCAGTTGTAGTCGCTTTGGTACTGGCCTTCGGGGTTACCCTCCCTATTACCTGGGTATATGCCTGGACGCATCCGCCCAAGAAATACAGTCAAGCCTTTGTACAAACTCTGCTCGTGATACCTGTCGCCATCTCACTGGTTGTTTTTTTGGTGAAGGGTAGTCTTGCCCTTGCGTTCAGTCTGGCGGGTATCGTGGCCGCTGTCACCTTTCGGCTCTCACTCAAATCGACCATAGAGGGTGTGTACATGTTTATGGTCATCGGGATAGGGCTGGCGGCTGGCACCCAGCTTACGACTGTGGCCTACCTCGCATCGTTGGCTTTCGTCACCATAACACTCGGCGTGTGGAAAATCAATTATGGCGCGCAGCCACCAGTACTATCCGGCTGGAGAATTGTTTCACCTGATCACTCGGTCCAGACCTCTGGGACAAAGGCCACCGGGAATTCCTATGATGCCCGGATTGAAGTACACACAACGAAGGTCGAAACAGCGCAAAAAGCAACAGCTCAAATCCTGAAATCCGGGACCAAACAGTGGCAAGTAGCAGATGTGATCGAGAAAGAAGATGGAACGGCCATCGTTGTGTATGATGTTTCGTTAAAACAATCCGTCGATCTGCCTTCCCTCATCCAGGATATTGAAAAAAGCAAAAAAAGTATCACAAACGCAACGCTGACTAAAGTTTAA